Proteins encoded by one window of Chryseobacterium foetidum:
- a CDS encoding thioredoxin family protein produces MKKIFAFIFIIQSVFAFSQVKWMTIEEALEAQKTQPKKILIDFYADWCGPCKIMDKKTYGNAVIYDILNTSYYPVKFNAEDRKTIEVYGRKFSNENTSQKRGRNSLHEFTQFMNVNAVPTTAFLDETGRPITMLQGELTAKELEPYLVFISGDLHKKFKTQAEWEDYQKKFKSKIKE; encoded by the coding sequence ATGAAAAAAATATTCGCTTTCATCTTCATTATCCAATCCGTTTTCGCCTTTTCTCAGGTAAAATGGATGACCATTGAAGAAGCACTTGAAGCCCAGAAAACACAACCAAAAAAAATACTCATCGACTTCTATGCAGACTGGTGCGGACCGTGTAAAATAATGGATAAAAAAACCTACGGAAACGCCGTGATTTACGATATTCTCAACACCAGTTACTATCCCGTAAAATTCAATGCTGAGGATAGAAAAACGATAGAAGTTTACGGAAGGAAATTTTCAAATGAAAACACTTCGCAGAAAAGAGGAAGAAATTCCCTTCACGAGTTTACTCAGTTTATGAATGTGAATGCAGTTCCCACAACCGCTTTCCTGGATGAAACCGGTCGTCCGATTACCATGTTACAGGGCGAATTGACAGCTAAGGAACTGGAGCCTTACCTCGTTTTCATTTCGGGAGATCTTCATAAAAAATTTAAAACTCAGGCTGAGTGGGAAGATTATCAGAAAAAATTTAAGTCTAAGATAAAAGAATAG